Proteins from a genomic interval of Zonotrichia leucophrys gambelii isolate GWCS_2022_RI chromosome 5, RI_Zleu_2.0, whole genome shotgun sequence:
- the C5H11orf24 gene encoding uncharacterized protein C11orf24 homolog, giving the protein MWTAIVFFLLISICFCEHQFSVLKGRGVHVVQIIRLTSEEQCRQACQSSGASGGHHCNWSVPYQNHCLLLQCHQLSVCQNAGEQDIRDLLAEIVNSKWEPALFHRQSHPQKTERMLNARIDQHSVQNTFSSIAQTHSIHLRHLLGVQKRDVTTSTSKPIASDAATTTAPAITTSVTNATSSTTYKATAKASNTPGGSDASTTTMSSSAFSLPHDNISAPTTSNVTQMVMTSQKLGSSSSVPVLSPTSAPLTVPFEAGTQAQQPGPGSTSSSAPHADSLSTAGADLKTLTPALTPALPTRTPQDAGMSSSASMNATAPMPTESSPSVNSVHAGTSPSLKPEVKTATASLNESASPLGSTRGAVVLTTISTVATTTEHGVKSTSDVFSTTMAPTDAAKTTASGLTETQDTDNEYLLIAAEPLTQYLVDKSSLLAVLLVGTFFFLTVIVLFLMQAYESYKKKDYTQVDYLINGMYADSEM; this is encoded by the exons ATGTGGACTGCCATTGTGTTCTTCCTGCTGATTTCCATCTGTTTTTGTGAACACCAATTTTCTGTCCTGAAGGGGAGAGGAGTCCATGTAGTGCAAATAATCAGGCTTACCAGTGAAGAGCAATGCAGGCAGGCCTGTCAAAGCTCAGGTGCTTCAG GGGGCCATCACTGTAATTGGTCTGTGCCCTACCAAAATCACTGcctcctcctgcagtgtcaccagctGAGTGTGTGCCAGAATGCTGGAGAACAGGACATCAGAGACCTGCTTGCAG AAATTGTCAACAGCAAATGGGAACCAGCCCTGTTTCACCGCCAGAGCCATCCACAGAAGACAGAGAGGATGCTGAATGCACGGATTGATCAACACAGTGTGCAAAACACGTTTTCTTCAATTGCTCAGACTCACAGTATTCATTTGAGGCATTTGCTTGGGGTTCAGAAGAGAGATGTCACAACAAGTACAAGCAAACCAATTGCAAGTGATGCTGCCACCACTACTGCCCCTGCCATAACGACAAGTGTTACAAATGCAACTTCCTCTACCACTTACAAAGCGACTGCCAAAGCCTCAAACACCCCTGGAGGTTCTGATGCTTCTACTACAACCATGTCATCCTctgccttttctctccctcatgATAACATCTCTGCTCCCACTACCAGCAATGTCACCCAGATGGTGATGACCAGCCAAAAATTAGGAAGTAGTAGCTCTGTCCCAGTACTGTCCCCCACTTCTGCTCCCCTCACTGTTCCTTTTGAAGCAGGCACccaagcacagcagcctgggccaggtagcaccagcagcagtgctCCTCATGCTGacagcctcagcactgctggagctgatCTGAAGACACTGACCCCAGCActgaccccagcactgcccacccGCACCCCACAGGATGCAGGAATGTCTTCCAGCGCTTCCATGAATGCCACGGCACCCATGCCAACAGAGAGCTCTCCCTCTGTGAATTCAGTGCATGCTGGGACATCACCAAGTCTAAAGCCAGAGGTAAAAACAGCAACAGCATCCTTGAATGAATCAGCTTCTCCTCTGGGCTCTACAAGAGGTGCTGTAGTTTTAACTACAATCTCTACAGTAGCAACTACAACTGAACATGGGGTAAAGTCAACATCCGATGTCTTTTCAACAACCATGGCTCCAACAGATGCCGCCAAAACAACAGCTTCAGGCCTCACAGAAACTCAGGACACAGACAACGAATATCTTCTCATTGCTGCTGAGCCCCTGACTCAGTACTTAGTGGATAAAAGTTCACTACTTGCAGTGCTTTTAGTTGgtacattctttttcttaacTGTTATAGTTCTTTTCCTGATGCAGGCCTATGAGAGCTACAAGAAAAAAGATTACACACAGGTGGATTACCTGATCAATGGAATGTATGCGGACTCAGAGATGTGA